The Dysidea avara chromosome 13, odDysAvar1.4, whole genome shotgun sequence genome includes a region encoding these proteins:
- the LOC136242583 gene encoding uncharacterized protein — MSQPKRGRMEQGLDDKVNIWVKADKNLHHLTHLSSDTVKNVFLDLGYENLNDYLVTVNNELIAPATLVDNISTSENQPLVIEFFTCWIQIESGPPLEQHCKPTKRVHDFLSEGAYIPFHNEQRIKPGQAIWSLFTSQTAPLRLMQSNLTFFVNSNSYKIPTPYHITQVVLMAQGVSKCTLKSRVCDINGRSIVDLDSFILTTSYNERKLYLEIVTPVSTSYTHSQSISTTVKEKPEEIEKYSREYEIYGHWFSLEVYDKFIANPNSDAIKFSEKFCNLMDINKYQPTVLHDYENTYTAVFSQSLDRYLFPGNQPEDGCVLHQPVFSKDNCNKPDCYIVQLSNGIPSYPLLVSDFKRDDNEYDKARSESLGYYQSAVTVADLKVPVLVMPCTPRTLSLFLCWRIHERCHATVKILDKVQSDHFPNFFNALKFAVGEVRKLQHGDVPFKVEPIRNHIMGNVPLKSPNVFRCGDLVYKLLDTTFGTKTNHDVIKEVLGNAYFDDMTAGPLTKDGRYQFLRYKYISAISKTCYTLDDFKPVAKVLKALHDKGYVHSDVRLVNIVFTNDNAKLIDFDLVDNVDVPYPPGYNTRLTERYPDMSNKREIVHDRYSFIYLIKECVQPTDLQAQYLDSQCSNATDDLTSVIDTCKGIHDGV; from the exons ATG AGTCAACCTAAACGTGGAAGAATGGAACAAGGCTTGGATGATAAAG TGAATATATGGGTGAAAGCCGACAAAAATTTACACCATCTTACCCATTTATCTTCAGACACTGTTAAAAATGTGTTTCTTGACTTGGGATATGAGAATTTAAATGATTACCTTGTCACTGTAAATAATGAACTAATTGCACCAGCTACACTGGTGGATAATATTTCTACATCAGAGAATCAACCCTTGGTAATCGAGTTCTTTACATGCTGGATCCAAATTGAATCTGGTCCACCTCTCGAGCAACACTGTAAGCCAACCAAACGAGTTCATGACTTTCTATCAGAAGGAGCATATATACCATTTCACAACGAACAGAGGATTAAACCTGGACAGGCAATATGGTCACTTTTTACTTCCCAAACAGCACCACTACGTTTGATGCAATCAAATCTTACATTTTTTGTAAATAGTAATAGTTACAAAATTCCAACACCTTATCACATTACCCAGGTGGTTTTAATGGCACAGGGTGTTTCTAAATGTACTCTGAAGTCTCGTGTTTGTGATATTAATGGTAGATCAATTGTGGATCTCgattcttttattttaaccaCCTCTTACAACGAGCGGAAGTTGTATCTAGAGATTGTTACCCCAGTTAGTACATCTTATACGCATTCTCAGTCTATTTCAACAACAGTAAAAGAAAAGCCAGAGGAAATCGAAAAGTATTCAAGAGAATACGAAATATATGGGCATTGGTTCAGTTTAGAAGTGTATGATAAGTTCATTGCAAATCCAAATTCTGATGCAATCAAGTTTTCTGAAAAATTCTGTAATCTTATGGATATTAATAAATACCAACCCACAGTATTGCATGACTATGAAAATACATATACCGCTGTGTTTTCCCAATCATTGGACAGATATTTGTTTCCAGGAAATCAGCCTGAAGATGGGTGTGTTCTTCATCAGCCTGTATTTTCCAAAGACAATTGTAACAAACCTGACTGCTATATTGTCCAGTTGAGTAATGGTATTCCATCGTATCCTCTCTTGGTGTCAGACTTTAAGAGGGATGACAATGAGTATGATAAGGCTCGCTCCGAAAGTCTAGGTTATTATCAGAGCGCTGTTACTGTTGCTGACCTGAAAGTGCCAGTCCTTGTGATGCCATGTACACCACGCACATTGTCTTTGTTTTTGTGTTGGCGCATACACGAAAGATGCCATGCTACAGTTAAAATCCTTGATAAGGTACAGTCAGATCACTTTCCAAACTTTTTTAATGCTCTAAAATTTGCTGTTGGTGAAGTTCGCAAGCTTCAACATGGTGATGTACCATTCAAAGTTGAGCCTATACGCAATCACATTATGGGAAATGTACCTTTGAAATCTCCAAATGTGTTCAGGTGTGGTGATTTAGTATATAAGTTGTTGGACACCACATTTGGTACTAAGACTAATCATGACGTGATTAAGGAGGTTCTTGGAAATGCCTACTTTGATGATATGACAGCTGGGCCATTAACAAAAGACGGTCGTTACCAATTTTTAAGATACAAATACATTTCAGCTATTTCTAAAACGTGCTATACTCTTGATGACTTCAAGCCAGTTGCAAAAGTACTTAAGGCACTCCATGACAAAGGTTATGTGCATTCTGATGTCAGATTGGTTAACATTGTATTCACTAATGATAATGCTAAGTTGATCGATTTTGATCTTGTTGATAATGTCGATGTGCCGTATCCTCCTGGCTACAATACTCGGTTAACTGAACGCTACCCAGACATGAGCAATAAACGAGAAATAGTTCATGATAGATATTCCTTTATTTACCTGATCAAAGAATGTGTGCAGCCCACTGATTTACAAGCACAGTATTTGGATTCTCAGTGTTCAAATGCAACAGATGACCTAACTTCTGTTATTGATACTTGTAAGGGTATACATGACGGTGTTTAA